Genomic DNA from Pseudomonas fluorescens:
CTGTGGTGCTGACCGGCGCCAACAACGATGGCGCCTGTGGCTTGGCGAAGGTCAGGGCGCTGGGCGGGATCACGGTGGTCCAGGACCCCAATGAAGCCCAGGTCTCGACCATGCCCGAAGCGGCGCTGGCCCTGCACGAACCCGACCATATCCTTACTTTGCAAGGCATCGGCCAATTGCTGGCCGGGCTGGAATGAACCACATGCCAAGAGATATTCAAGCCAAACTGCTGATCGTCGATGATCTGCCTGAGAATCTGTTGGCCCTGGAAGCGTTGATCAAGGGGGGCGACCGCGAGGTCTTCAAGGCCCTGTCGGCGGACGAAGCACTGTCCCTGCTGCTACAACACGACTTTGCCCTGGCCATCATCGATGTGCAGATGCCGGACATGAACGGTTTCCAACTGGCCGAGCTGATGCGCGGCACGGAGAAGACCCGCAGCATCCCTATCATTTTCGTCAGTGCCGCTGGTCGTGAACGCAACTATGCCTTTACCGGTTATGAAAACGGAGCGGTGGACTTCCTGCACAAGCCGTTGGACACCCAGGCGGTCAAAAGCAAGGTCAATGTGTTCGTCGAGTTGTACCGTCAACGAAAGGCCATGAAGGAGCAGGTCGTAGCCCTTGAGCAGAGTCGCCGCGAGCAAGAGGTTCTGCTGCAACAACTGGAGGCCACCCGGGGCGAGCTGGAGCAAGCGGTGCGCATGCGTGACGACTTCATGTCCATCGTCGCCCACGAGGTGCGCACGCCCCTCAATGGCCTCATCCTCGAGACACAACTGCGCAAGATGCACCTGGCCCGGGACAACGCCGCGGCCTTCAGCCTGGACAAGGTGCGGGCGATGGTTGAACGCGATGAACGGCAGATCAAGAGCCTGATCCGGCTGATCGAGGACATGCTGGATGTCTCGCGGATTCGCACCGGCAAGCTGTCGATTCGTCCGACCCGCTTCAACTTGACAGCATTGGTGGAAAACCTGCTGCGCAATTTTCAGCCGCAGATCGCCGTTGCCGAATGCTCGTTGACCTGCCTGGCTGAACCGTCGGTGGAGGGGCTTTGGGATGAGTTTCGTATCGAGCAGGTGATCTCGAACTTGTTGACCAATGCGTTGCGCTACGGCGGCAAGGGCCCGATCGAGGTGCGCGTCTACAAGACTCCCGACCACGCCTGTATCGAGGTCCAGGATCATGGCATCGGTATCAGCGAGGAAAACCAGAAACGTATTTTCCAGCAGTTCGAACGCGTATCGTCCAAGGCGGCTGCTGCCGGCCTTGGGCTGGGGCTGTTCATTTCCGAGCAGATTGTCACCGCCCATGGCGGGACAATCACGGTCAACAGTCGCCTCCATGAAGGGGCCTTGTTTCGTGTTTGCCTGCCTTTGCAGAAAACTGTCTTGGACAAAACCGCCGAACAGACGCAACCTCTGCGAGACCCCAAGGTCGTATCAGCAGCTATTGATCGAACAAAGGCTTCTCATGAGTGAAGATGCGCAAGATGTTGTATTGATCGTCGAGGATGACCCGTCGATCCTGATGGTGTTGTCGGCCTACCTGTCGGGCGAGGGATACCGGGTGCTACAGGCCGAAAACGGTGCCCAGGCGTTCGAGATCCTGGCGAGCAAGCCTCATCTGGACATGATGATTACCGATTTCCGCCTGCCGGGTGGTATCTCCGGCGTGCAGATCGCCGAGCCTGCGGTCAAGTTGCGTCCTGAGCTGAAGGTCATTTTCATCAGTGGCTACGCGCAGGAAGTGCGCGACACTGACAGCCCCATTACCCGCAAGGCGCCGGTCCTGGACAAGCCGTTCGACCTGGATGAGCTGCAGCGCATCATGCAGTCGATGTTGTCGTAGGTTTTGTCTGGGCTGGGGACATGGCTGTGGCGCTGCAACTGATTTTTTCCCAGCCTGCTACCAAGTGTTTGTATCCGGGTTGCTTCATGCAGATAAATGAGGTGCCCGGGCCGCTTTCGTGGCGAGGGAGCTTGCTCCCGCTGGACTGCGCAGCAGGCCCAAGGCCGGCGACACCATTGAATCTGGCATAACCGGGATTGAGGTTTTAGGGCCGCTTCGCGCCCCAGCGGGAGCAAGCTCCCTCGCCACAACAGACATTCAATCGACTCAAACCGTGATCATCTCCCGCACCTTGGCCGTCAACAAATCAAACGTGAATGGCTTGGTGATCATCTGCATCCCCGGGTCAAGGAAACCGCCGCGTACCGCTGCATGTTCCGCGTAACCGGTGATGAACAGTACCCGCAGGTCCGGGCGGATCTGCCGGCCGATTTCTGCCAGTTGCCGGCCATTCATGCCGGGCAGGCCCACGTCGCTGATCAGCAGGTCGATGCGTTGGCCTGACTGGAGGATTGGTACGGCGCCGTTGGCGTCGGCCGCTTCCACAAAGGCATAGCCCAACTCGCTCAACACCGCGCTCACCAGTACTCGCACCGCTGGATCGTCCTCGACAATCAGCACGGTCTCACCGTCCTGCGCATGCGGTGCATGTGGGGTGGTGGCCTGTGGTTCGTGTATTTCCTCGCCGCGAAAGCGCGGCAGGTAAAGGTTCACCGTGGTGCCTTTGTCGACTTCGCTGTCGATGGTCACATGCCCGCGCGATTGCTTGCTGAACCCATAGATCATCGACAGGCCCAGCCCGGTGCCCTGGCCGATTGGCTTGGTGGTGAAGAACGGATCGAACGCACGACCGATGATCGCTTCGGGCATGCCGCAACCGCTGTCCTGCACGCTCAGCACCACATAGTCGCCGGGTTCCAGGTTGGTGTAGGCGTCGGTAAAGTCGGCGTCAAGGTGCTGGTTGCAGGTCTTTACCACCAGGTTCCCGCCATTGGGCATGGCATCCCGGGCGTTGAGGACCAGGTTGAGCAGGGCGCTTTCCAGTTGGTTGGGGTCGGCTTCGGCGACCCAGAGCTGCTCGTCCAGCTGCATGTCCAGGTGGATGCTTTCGTTGAGGCTGCGTTGCAGCAACTCGCCCATGGACAGTACCAGCGTATTCATCTGGACGGCCTTGGAGTCCAGTGATTGCCGACGGGAAAACGCCAGCAGGCGATGGGTCAGGCCGGCGGCGCGGTTGGCCGAGGTCACGCCCAGGTCGATCAGGCTGTCCAGGTCCTCGGTGCGGCCCCGGGCCAGGCGCCGGCGCAGCAGTTCGAGGCTGCCGATGATTCCGGTGAGCATGTTGTTGAAGTCGTGGGCGATACCGCCGGTGAGTTGGCCGACTGCTTCCATTTTCTGTGACTGGCGCAATGCCTCTTCGTTATGGCGCAGCTGGGCGGTGCGTTCTTCCACTTGCTGTTCAAGGGTTTCAAGGGTGGTTTGCAGGCGCAGTTCGCTGTTGCTCAGGTCGATCAGGCGGTCGCGGGCTTCGTACTGCCTTCGACGACCTCGCAGGGCGGTGGTCACCAGGCTGATCAGGGTCACTGGGTGGAAGGGGCGCTCAAGGAAGGTCACGTTGCCCAGTTGCGTACCGATACGCGCCGCCGGGTTCTGTTCCGGGCCGCCGTGATGGGTCAGCAAGACAATGGGCAGGTCAGACCAGGCCGGCTGTTGCTCGATGTGCAGGAACAGTGCTTCCAGATCAGGCCCCACCAGGGCTTCCGAGGAAATCACCAACAGGCCGGCACCTTTTTCCAATTCTTCGCACAAATGACCCAGATGACGGCAGATGAGGCCGGCAAAACCGGCTTCATTGAGGATCATCAAGGCGATCTGGCTGTCCCGTCCCAGCGGCGCGAGGATCAGCGCCCGCTCGGACAGGGGCTCGGCCAGCGTCACCGGTGTTCATCCCTGAGCAGCGGGTTGCTCTCGCCCATATAAGTGGGAACCCCTCGCAAGACGCCTTGGAACGCCTCGAGCGGCTCGCCGATGGTCATGCCCAAGCCGCTGATGCGGTATTCGCGGATGGTCGACTCATGGCTGCCCGTGCGTTTCTTGATGATGGAAATCGCCCGGCGCACCTTGCCCAGTGCTTCGAAATAACGCAAAAGAATCACCGTGTCAGCCAGGTAAGTAATGTCGACGGGCGCCTGCATGTCGCCGACCAGACCGTGCTGTGCAACAGTCATGAAGGTCGCCGCGCCCTTGCGGTTGAGGTAGAGCAACAATTCATGCATGTGCAGGACCAGCGCGTTCTCCTCCGGCATGGCCGCCTGATAGCCATTGATGCTGTCGATGACCACGGTCTTGATGTCTCCCTCATCGACACAACGGCGCACGCGGTGGGAGAACTCACCAGGAGACAGCTCGGCGGCGTCCACTTGTTCGATCAGCAGGTTGCCGGTCTCTTGCAGGGCTTGCAGGTCGATGCCGATGTTTTTCATGCGTTCGAACAACAAGCCCAGTTCTTCATCGAAGATGAACAGCGCGGCTTTCTCGCCGCGATGTACGGCTGCGGCGGCAAAAATCATTGCTATCAGCGATTTGCCGGTCCCCGCCGGGCCGAGAATCAACGTGCTGGAGCCGGTCTCGATACCGCCACCCAGCAGGGCGTCCATTTCGCCGATGCCGCTGGAGAGTTGCTGGCGCAGGTATTGGCCTCGGTGCTCGGCGGCCACCAGGCGTGGGAAGACGTGTACGCCGTCGCCCATGATGGTGAAGTCATGGTAACCGCCGCGGTATTTCTGCCCGCGATACTTGACCACCCGGATCCGCCGCCGTTCGGCGCCATAGTTGGGCGTCAGTTCTTCCAGGCGAATCACTCCGTGGGCGACACTGTGGACGGTCTTGTCGAGGGACTCGGTGGTCAGGTCGTCGAGCAGCAGGACCGTGGCGTCGTAGCGCACGAAGTAGTGCTTGATCGCGAGGATCTGGCGACGATAGCGCAAGGAGCTTTGCGCCAGCAGGCGGATCTCCGACAGGCTGTCGAGCACCACCCGGGTCGGCTTGACCCGTTCGACCACTTCGAAAATCTGCCGCGTCGCTTCGCCCAGCTCCAGGTCCGAGGAGTACAGCAGGCTCTGCTGGTGCTCGGCATTGAGCAGGCTTTCGGGCGGGGTCAGTTCGAAAATATGAATGTTGTCGTCCAGCGTCCACCCGTGGGAGGTTGCGCCCTGACGCAGTTCACGCTCGGTTTCCGATAGCGTGATGTACAACGAGCGCTCGCCAGCCTTGGCGCCGGCCAACAGAAAATGCAGCGCGACCGTGGTCTTACCCGTCCCTGGTTCCCCCTCGAGCAGGAACACATGGCCGCGGGACAAACCACCGGAAAGGACATCGTCCAGTCCTTCGATGCCGGTGGCGGCTTTTGCACTGATCAACTCGTTAGATGTAGACAAAAATAGCCCTCTCATGACTAGGGAAGTGGGCAGCAGGCGGGGTAACGCCTGAATTCAACTGCCTGAACACTTGACCTTTGGCGGTGATGGCGGTTCCGCTTACATCGATAAAACGCGGTGTATTGCACAACTTTCGGCGTGCAATGAGGGCCTACAGACCAATGCCAGTCAGCTAAGCGAAATGAAGCCGAGCAGTAACCCCGTGGCGAGGGAGCTTGCTCCCGCTGGGCTGCGCAGCAGCCCCAAAACAGGGCCGCTTCGCGACCCAGCGGGAGCAAGCTCCCTCGCCACGGTTTGTGTGTTTGCCCAAGGTTCCAGCTGACAAAAGTTAGGCATTAGGCCTACAGGCCTTGCTGCAGCGCCGGGTCATCGGGGTTCAACTGTTCAAGTTGCGCCAGCAGGATTTGAACATTCTGCAATTGGCCGGTCTCCTTCCAATAGTTGATCAGCAGCACCCGTGCCTTGCGGTCGGCGGGGTAGCGCTGGACGATTTCCTGCAGCTGTTTCTGCGCGGCTTCCACTTCCTGCTCGGCATGCAGGGTGGTCGCCAGGTCATAACGGTAATGGCGGTTCTCGGGCTCCAGCTCCACCGCTTTTGCCAAGCCGAGCACCGCATACTCATTCTGGCCGTGTTGCAGCAGCCACATGCCCAGCGCATGTTGCAGATAAGCCGACGCTGGCTGGGTTTGCAACTGTCGGGCGAGCAATAATCGCGCAGCTTCGCTTTGGCCCTGTTTGTCCAGTACTTCGATCTGCATGACCAGTGCTGGCAGGTTGTCCGGTTGCAGGCGCAGGGCCTGTTCAAGGGCCCGTTGGGCTTTCTTCAGTTCGGCGTTGTGCAGGTGCAGTCGGGCGAGCTGGCAGTGGGTCTCAGCGGTTTTCGGACCGTCCTCGAGCACCTGTTCCCAGGTGTCGATGGCTAACTGCATCGCCCCGAAATACAGGCCGAGATCATCCGGCGACAAGCCCAGCAGCGCGTTCACGGCGGCGAACCGGACGTTCTGGTCATCATCATCCAGGAGCGGGCCGAGCAACAGGCTGCGCTGGCCTGTCGGTACCAGCCCGACGACGCTGCCGATGGCAGCTCGACGCACGTCCGGCGATTCGTTGTGCAGGTCCGCGTCCGCCAGCTTCAGGGCTTGGGGGCTGGGGTAGTTGGGCAGTTCGGCGTGCAGCCACACGCGGCGCTTGGGCGAGAGGTCTGGGCGCCCCAGTTGCTGGTAAAGCATGCGCGCCGCTCCCGGCTGTCCGTTGCGGGCGCTTTCCAGGGCTTCACTGTAACCACGCTTGATCGCTTCGGGGATTTGCGGCGTGGTGCTGCGTAGCCATAGCGCGACAAGACCGATCAACAACAGGACACAGAGGCTGAGGAGCAGATAGCGGCGGCGAGGCGAGGGCATGCAGGGAATCCATTACCAGAAGCGTGAAATGCCGCAAGCTTCGGTCAGGTGGCGGCTTGAGTCAAACCTTGTCACAGCGGTAACGGACCTGTGGGATCGAGCTTGCTGGTGATGGCATCGGTTCAGCGATATCGATATCGACTGACCCACCACTATCGCGAGCAAGCTCATTCCTCACAATGGGCTCTTTCACGCTGGGTCGTGGTCGATAGGCAAAAAAAGCCCCGCGTCCAAATGAGCGCGGGGCAAAGAATTGGTTGGTTGCGGCCAACCAAAGGAGCTCGGTTGAGAGGGAGATCAGTTGCTGGCAACGGTCTCCGGTTTCCAGCCGCCGCCCAGGGCCTTGTAGATCGCGACGATGCCGCGGTACAGGTCCACTTCGGCCTGGGCCTGGGTGTCTTCGGCGGCCAGGCGTTCGCGCTGGGCGTCGAGCAGCACGAGGAAGTCCACAGTGCCTTCACGATAGCGAATCTCGGCCAGGTCGGCGGCGGCACGGCTCGATTCACTCTGGCGGATCAGCGAGATCAGCCGTTGTTGGCGCTTGCCGTAGTCACTGAAGGCGTTCTCCGATTCTTCCAGGGCCAGCAGTACTTGCTGTTCGTAGGTCGCCAAGGCGCCGTCCGCCTCGGCGTCGGCACCGCGCAAGCGAGCTCGCACGCTGCCCAGGTCGAAAGCGGCCCAGGTAATGCTCGGGCCCAGCGCCCAGGCGTTGGCGGCCGAGGAGCCGATCTGCGAACCGCGTCCAGCGGTGAAACCGAGGAAACCGCTCAGGCTGACCCGTGGGAACAGGTCGGCCTTGGCCACGCCGATGCGTGCCGTGGCGGCGGCCAGTTGGCGTTCGGCACTGAGAATGTCCGGGCGTCGTTGCAGCAGTTCACCCGGATCGCCGATGGGCAGGGCCTTGGCGATGGCCGGCAACTGTTTCGGGCTCAGATCCACGCTGAGTTTGTCCGGGCGCTCGCCCAGCAACGTGGCGATACGATTGCGTTGGCGCACCTGTTCGGCCTGCAACTGCGGCACGCTGGCTTCCACCGAGGCCAGGCGCGCATCGGCGCGAACCACGTCGAGCTGATCACCGACGCCGGCATCGCGCAGGCTTTCGGTGATCTTGCGCGAATCCTGCTGATTCTTCAGGTTGGCCAAGGCGATCTTTTCCCGCAGCTGAGCGCCGCGCAATTGACCGTAGGCGTCCACCAGTTCGGCGATCATCGTCACCTGCAACTGATAGAGGTCGGCTTCGACCGCCTGCTGATCGGCATCCGTGGCTTCCAGGTTGCGCCGGATGCGTCCGAACAGATCCAGTTCCCAGGCCATGTCCAGGCCCAGGTCGTAACGCTCGGTGTTGACCCGGTCGGTGGTCTGCCCGGGAATCTGGCCCTTGCCCAGGTCGCTGCTGGCACGGCTGGTGATGGTTGGCATGGCGTCATTGCTGGCGTCATCGCGAATCGCCCGGGCGGCCCGCAAGCGGGCGAAGGCCACGCGCAACTCGCGGTTGCC
This window encodes:
- a CDS encoding hybrid sensor histidine kinase/response regulator, which gives rise to MPRDIQAKLLIVDDLPENLLALEALIKGGDREVFKALSADEALSLLLQHDFALAIIDVQMPDMNGFQLAELMRGTEKTRSIPIIFVSAAGRERNYAFTGYENGAVDFLHKPLDTQAVKSKVNVFVELYRQRKAMKEQVVALEQSRREQEVLLQQLEATRGELEQAVRMRDDFMSIVAHEVRTPLNGLILETQLRKMHLARDNAAAFSLDKVRAMVERDERQIKSLIRLIEDMLDVSRIRTGKLSIRPTRFNLTALVENLLRNFQPQIAVAECSLTCLAEPSVEGLWDEFRIEQVISNLLTNALRYGGKGPIEVRVYKTPDHACIEVQDHGIGISEENQKRIFQQFERVSSKAAAAGLGLGLFISEQIVTAHGGTITVNSRLHEGALFRVCLPLQKTVLDKTAEQTQPLRDPKVVSAAIDRTKASHE
- a CDS encoding response regulator; the protein is MSEDAQDVVLIVEDDPSILMVLSAYLSGEGYRVLQAENGAQAFEILASKPHLDMMITDFRLPGGISGVQIAEPAVKLRPELKVIFISGYAQEVRDTDSPITRKAPVLDKPFDLDELQRIMQSMLS
- a CDS encoding response regulator, with amino-acid sequence MTLAEPLSERALILAPLGRDSQIALMILNEAGFAGLICRHLGHLCEELEKGAGLLVISSEALVGPDLEALFLHIEQQPAWSDLPIVLLTHHGGPEQNPAARIGTQLGNVTFLERPFHPVTLISLVTTALRGRRRQYEARDRLIDLSNSELRLQTTLETLEQQVEERTAQLRHNEEALRQSQKMEAVGQLTGGIAHDFNNMLTGIIGSLELLRRRLARGRTEDLDSLIDLGVTSANRAAGLTHRLLAFSRRQSLDSKAVQMNTLVLSMGELLQRSLNESIHLDMQLDEQLWVAEADPNQLESALLNLVLNARDAMPNGGNLVVKTCNQHLDADFTDAYTNLEPGDYVVLSVQDSGCGMPEAIIGRAFDPFFTTKPIGQGTGLGLSMIYGFSKQSRGHVTIDSEVDKGTTVNLYLPRFRGEEIHEPQATTPHAPHAQDGETVLIVEDDPAVRVLVSAVLSELGYAFVEAADANGAVPILQSGQRIDLLISDVGLPGMNGRQLAEIGRQIRPDLRVLFITGYAEHAAVRGGFLDPGMQMITKPFTFDLLTAKVREMITV
- a CDS encoding ATPase domain-containing protein — translated: MSTSNELISAKAATGIEGLDDVLSGGLSRGHVFLLEGEPGTGKTTVALHFLLAGAKAGERSLYITLSETERELRQGATSHGWTLDDNIHIFELTPPESLLNAEHQQSLLYSSDLELGEATRQIFEVVERVKPTRVVLDSLSEIRLLAQSSLRYRRQILAIKHYFVRYDATVLLLDDLTTESLDKTVHSVAHGVIRLEELTPNYGAERRRIRVVKYRGQKYRGGYHDFTIMGDGVHVFPRLVAAEHRGQYLRQQLSSGIGEMDALLGGGIETGSSTLILGPAGTGKSLIAMIFAAAAVHRGEKAALFIFDEELGLLFERMKNIGIDLQALQETGNLLIEQVDAAELSPGEFSHRVRRCVDEGDIKTVVIDSINGYQAAMPEENALVLHMHELLLYLNRKGAATFMTVAQHGLVGDMQAPVDITYLADTVILLRYFEALGKVRRAISIIKKRTGSHESTIREYRISGLGMTIGEPLEAFQGVLRGVPTYMGESNPLLRDEHR
- a CDS encoding tetratricopeptide repeat protein — encoded protein: MPSPRRRYLLLSLCVLLLIGLVALWLRSTTPQIPEAIKRGYSEALESARNGQPGAARMLYQQLGRPDLSPKRRVWLHAELPNYPSPQALKLADADLHNESPDVRRAAIGSVVGLVPTGQRSLLLGPLLDDDDQNVRFAAVNALLGLSPDDLGLYFGAMQLAIDTWEQVLEDGPKTAETHCQLARLHLHNAELKKAQRALEQALRLQPDNLPALVMQIEVLDKQGQSEAARLLLARQLQTQPASAYLQHALGMWLLQHGQNEYAVLGLAKAVELEPENRHYRYDLATTLHAEQEVEAAQKQLQEIVQRYPADRKARVLLINYWKETGQLQNVQILLAQLEQLNPDDPALQQGL
- a CDS encoding efflux transporter outer membrane subunit — protein: MSLKAFVPSLLVLALSACAVGPDYKAPQTEAANITTATDGAAGQKNFDRARFEGIWWQQFDDPTLNALVTRSLEGNRELRVAFARLRAARAIRDDASNDAMPTITSRASSDLGKGQIPGQTTDRVNTERYDLGLDMAWELDLFGRIRRNLEATDADQQAVEADLYQLQVTMIAELVDAYGQLRGAQLREKIALANLKNQQDSRKITESLRDAGVGDQLDVVRADARLASVEASVPQLQAEQVRQRNRIATLLGERPDKLSVDLSPKQLPAIAKALPIGDPGELLQRRPDILSAERQLAAATARIGVAKADLFPRVSLSGFLGFTAGRGSQIGSSAANAWALGPSITWAAFDLGSVRARLRGADAEADGALATYEQQVLLALEESENAFSDYGKRQQRLISLIRQSESSRAAADLAEIRYREGTVDFLVLLDAQRERLAAEDTQAQAEVDLYRGIVAIYKALGGGWKPETVASN